A DNA window from Pseudomonas tohonis contains the following coding sequences:
- a CDS encoding methyl-accepting chemotaxis protein — MTNSSEQAARTDSVAAAINELGAAAQEIARNAADASEQASDARRDAEEGQGMVERTLVAMGELSEKIQASSNHIEVLSQKSNDIGQILDVIKGISEQTNLLALNAAIEAARAGEAGRGFAVVADEVRNLAQRTQSSALEIQQMIEQLQTGARDAVATMGESRHFSDDSVRIGGQAGENLRGVTRRIGEIDGMNQSVATATEEQTSVIESLNMDITEINVLNQDGVHNLQASLKACTELDQQVSRLKQLVDTFRI, encoded by the coding sequence ATGACCAACTCCAGCGAGCAGGCCGCCCGCACCGACAGCGTGGCCGCCGCCATCAACGAACTGGGCGCTGCTGCCCAGGAGATCGCCCGCAACGCCGCCGACGCCTCGGAGCAGGCCAGCGACGCCCGCCGCGACGCCGAGGAAGGGCAGGGCATGGTCGAGCGCACCCTGGTGGCGATGGGCGAGCTGTCGGAGAAGATCCAGGCGTCCAGCAACCACATCGAAGTGCTCAGCCAGAAGAGCAACGACATCGGCCAGATCCTCGACGTGATCAAGGGCATCTCCGAGCAGACCAACCTGCTGGCGCTCAACGCCGCCATCGAAGCGGCCCGCGCCGGCGAGGCGGGACGCGGCTTCGCCGTGGTGGCCGACGAAGTGCGCAACCTGGCCCAGCGCACCCAGAGCTCGGCGCTGGAGATCCAGCAGATGATCGAGCAGCTGCAGACCGGTGCCCGCGACGCCGTGGCGACCATGGGCGAAAGCCGCCACTTCAGCGACGACAGCGTGCGCATCGGCGGCCAGGCCGGCGAGAACCTGCGCGGCGTCACCCGCCGCATCGGCGAGATCGACGGCATGAACCAGTCCGTGGCCACCGCTACCGAGGAACAGACCTCGGTGATCGAAAGCCTGAACATGGACATCACCGAGATCAACGTCCTCAACCAGGACGGCGTGCACAACCTGCAGGCCAGCCTGAAAGCCTGTACCGAGCTGGACCAGCAGGTCAGCCGGCTGAAGCAGCTGGTGGATACGTTCAGGATTTGA
- a CDS encoding DUF1484 family protein, translating to MLSCTLRRLDDLQDHLEPLRGADSALLRSNDFDTRLDELDAIRTDLARLPGVGHELARVSGALELLLGLLLVADTHKPDCANLHCLLSLLARGLTQAEETLEQVI from the coding sequence ATGCTCAGCTGCACGCTTAGGCGTCTGGACGATCTGCAAGACCACCTCGAACCCTTGCGCGGTGCCGATAGCGCCCTGCTCCGATCCAATGATTTCGATACACGGCTCGATGAACTGGATGCCATCCGCACGGATCTGGCGCGCCTGCCCGGTGTCGGCCACGAACTGGCTCGGGTGAGTGGCGCCCTGGAGTTGCTGCTGGGGTTGCTGCTCGTAGCCGATACCCACAAACCGGACTGCGCGAACCTGCATTGCCTGCTGTCACTGCTGGCGCGGGGGCTGACCCAGGCCGAAGAGACGCTGGAACAGGTCATCTAG